Proteins encoded in a region of the Gemmatimonadaceae bacterium genome:
- a CDS encoding ligase-associated DNA damage response exonuclease has translation MLLTVTDRGLYCEAGDFYVDPWLPVPRAVITHAHGDHARWGCDTYLGARDGERVLRTRLGVGATIRFASYGEPVNLNGVRVSLHPAGHILGSAQVRIEHAGEVWVVSGDYKTEPDSTCAPFEPLRCHTFVTESTFGLPIYRWSPEAVALDEIRGWWRTNAALSRASVLFAYSLGKAQRILAGLRDEDIGPIYTHGAIERLNRDYRDSGVAIADTIYASALPRRHDFSNGLILAPPSAGGSLWLRRFGAISTGFASGWMRVRGARRRRTIDRGFVLSDHADWPSLLDAIAATGAERVWVTHGYRGPVVKWLVEHGVEAESVVSGWEGEGETELLDLAVAGEEIVE, from the coding sequence GTGCTCCTCACCGTCACCGACCGCGGCCTGTACTGTGAGGCCGGCGATTTCTATGTCGATCCCTGGCTGCCGGTACCGCGCGCGGTTATCACCCACGCGCATGGCGATCATGCGCGCTGGGGCTGCGACACCTACCTCGGCGCGCGCGATGGAGAGCGCGTTCTGCGCACACGCCTCGGCGTTGGCGCGACGATTCGCTTCGCGAGCTACGGCGAGCCGGTCAACCTCAATGGCGTGCGCGTGTCGCTGCACCCGGCGGGCCACATTCTCGGATCGGCGCAAGTGCGCATTGAGCACGCCGGCGAGGTGTGGGTGGTCTCCGGCGATTACAAGACGGAGCCAGACAGCACCTGCGCGCCGTTCGAACCGCTCCGCTGCCACACGTTCGTCACCGAATCGACGTTCGGGCTGCCCATTTATAGGTGGTCGCCCGAGGCTGTCGCCCTCGACGAGATTCGCGGTTGGTGGCGAACGAACGCCGCGTTGAGCCGTGCATCCGTGCTGTTCGCATACTCATTAGGTAAGGCCCAGAGGATACTTGCCGGCCTCCGCGATGAAGACATCGGGCCGATCTATACGCACGGCGCGATCGAACGGCTCAATCGCGATTATCGGGATTCCGGCGTCGCGATAGCCGACACGATCTATGCGAGCGCGCTCCCGCGCAGACACGACTTCTCGAATGGACTCATTCTCGCGCCCCCGTCCGCGGGTGGATCGCTCTGGCTCCGTCGCTTTGGTGCGATCTCGACCGGATTTGCGAGCGGCTGGATGCGCGTCCGCGGGGCCCGAAGGCGACGGACGATCGATCGGGGCTTCGTACTCTCCGATCACGCGGATTGGCCGTCGTTGCTCGATGCGATCGCCGCGACGGGCGCCGAACGCGTGTGGGTGACGCACGGCTATCGCGGACCCGTCGTGAAGTGGCTCGTCGAGCACGGCGTCGAGGCGGAATCGGTGGTCAGTGGGTGGGAGGGCGAAGGAGAGACCGAACTTCTGGATCTCGCCGTCGCCGGCGAGGAGATCGTCGAGTGA
- a CDS encoding ATP-dependent DNA ligase — MKRFAALVAAIDETTRTSEKIDAMVEYFTHAQPADAAWAVHFLSGERPKRLIPVRRLTEWATQASGIAPWLFDECYTAVGDLAETITLLLPERDTAVARPLHVWIEEYLLALAGRDDGEQREAILTSWRELPSGERFVWNKLITGGFRVGVSQPLVIRALSRASGIAEGVIAHRLTGNWQPSAGSWTALIAVETNDADISRPYPFFLAYALEESIESLGDIASWQAEWKWDGVRAQLVRRDGRTFLWSRGEELVTDRFPEISQVAEWLPDGTVLDGEIMPWRDGCPLPFAQLQRRIGRKSLGAKILEEVPVVLVVYDLLEVAGKDVREQPFSWRRAQIVELLQDLRVNGRLILSPAVAATSWAEIRDAWAGAREMHAEGLMLKRLDAPYGVGRRRGGWWKWKVQPYAVDAVMIYAQAGHGRRASLNTDYTFAVWDGGALVPFAKAYSGLSDAEIRDLDAWIRRNTVEKFGPVRSVKPEQVFELAFEGIQPSSRHKSGVAVRFPRIVRWRTDKKAEDADTLATLRSLMHTPR; from the coding sequence GTGAAGCGTTTCGCCGCGCTGGTCGCCGCAATAGACGAGACCACGCGTACGAGCGAGAAGATCGACGCGATGGTCGAATACTTCACACATGCTCAACCCGCGGACGCGGCGTGGGCCGTTCATTTTCTCAGTGGGGAGAGGCCGAAGCGGCTCATTCCGGTGCGTCGGCTCACCGAGTGGGCGACGCAGGCGAGTGGCATCGCGCCGTGGCTGTTCGACGAGTGCTATACCGCGGTCGGCGATCTCGCGGAGACGATCACGCTCCTCCTCCCGGAAAGGGACACCGCCGTCGCACGTCCACTGCATGTGTGGATCGAAGAGTATCTCCTGGCGCTCGCCGGTCGAGACGATGGCGAGCAACGCGAGGCCATCCTGACCTCGTGGCGTGAGCTGCCGAGCGGCGAGCGCTTCGTGTGGAACAAGCTCATCACCGGCGGATTCCGCGTCGGCGTGTCACAGCCGCTCGTCATTCGGGCCCTTTCGCGAGCAAGTGGTATCGCCGAAGGTGTCATCGCGCACCGCCTAACGGGCAACTGGCAACCGAGCGCCGGGTCGTGGACGGCACTGATCGCGGTCGAGACCAACGACGCCGACATTTCGCGGCCCTATCCGTTCTTCCTCGCCTACGCGCTCGAGGAGAGCATCGAATCGCTCGGCGACATCGCTTCCTGGCAAGCGGAATGGAAGTGGGATGGCGTTCGCGCGCAACTCGTGCGCCGCGACGGACGAACGTTTCTCTGGTCACGTGGCGAGGAGCTCGTGACGGATCGTTTTCCCGAGATCAGCCAAGTCGCCGAGTGGCTGCCGGATGGCACAGTACTGGACGGCGAGATCATGCCGTGGCGCGATGGCTGTCCGCTCCCCTTCGCCCAGCTGCAGCGCCGCATTGGACGTAAGTCGTTAGGCGCGAAGATCCTCGAGGAAGTACCGGTGGTGCTCGTCGTCTACGACCTGCTCGAGGTCGCGGGTAAGGATGTTCGCGAGCAGCCCTTCTCATGGCGTCGCGCGCAGATCGTCGAGCTGCTTCAGGACCTGCGCGTCAACGGGAGGCTCATTCTCTCCCCCGCCGTGGCGGCGACAAGCTGGGCCGAGATCCGAGACGCCTGGGCCGGCGCGCGCGAGATGCACGCGGAGGGGTTGATGCTTAAGCGGCTGGACGCACCGTACGGCGTCGGACGCCGGCGCGGCGGTTGGTGGAAATGGAAAGTGCAGCCCTACGCCGTAGACGCTGTGATGATCTACGCACAAGCGGGCCACGGCCGCCGAGCGTCGCTCAATACGGATTACACTTTTGCCGTGTGGGATGGCGGCGCGCTCGTGCCCTTTGCAAAGGCATACTCGGGCCTAAGCGATGCGGAGATCCGGGACCTCGACGCGTGGATCCGTCGCAACACGGTCGAGAAGTTCGGTCCTGTGCGCAGCGTGAAGCCCGAGCAGGTCTTCGAGCTCGCGTTCGAGGGCATTCAGCCGAGCTCTCGGCACAAGTCCGGCGTCGCCGTTAGGTTCCCGCGGATCGTCCGTTGGCGAACGGACAAAAAGGCCGAGGACGCCGATACCTTGGCGACGCTTCGCTCGTTGATGCATACTCCACGTTGA
- a CDS encoding peptidylprolyl isomerase, whose amino-acid sequence MSMCESGLRLLALLLCCALLPAPARAQQPALTSADSALVGRILLAEDQRDVSNPALAEGARHPDQRIQLLARRATARIGDPKFASRDSFPKLPAPPAYQDPAWRLRYRALTPSDCLALRGALADSVWAVRLHAIDLVSATCAHDSLWTRALITWVRTVPPNASRLHATASWQPAAHALVALARTRPEIGRRMLPVIARKHTAALRVYAARTAAILNDTSALRTLARDPDDNVMEAAIDGLSKVAGHSADDIYLLTLSARGYQAVRAAARALAGSSRKGEVLNAALAAERRLRNDSSETSRDARLALLERVSEQADPAHAMAIAALATDFDCAVAQAAATIAARLAPTSGMAPKCTRLPVRLSPDAVALALGRDARLRVVMADSSGGGSFVVRLRGDVAPIMAARILELARAHYYDGLTWQRVETDFVIQGGSPHANEYAGNPRFIRDELGTVPHVRGAVGMSTRGHDTGDAQWFVNLRDNLRLNADYTVFGEVVEGIDIVDGVLEGDVIARIEVL is encoded by the coding sequence ATGAGCATGTGCGAAAGCGGACTGCGGCTTCTGGCGCTGCTCCTCTGCTGCGCGCTCCTCCCGGCACCGGCGCGTGCGCAACAGCCGGCACTCACCAGCGCCGATTCGGCTCTGGTCGGACGCATCCTTCTTGCCGAAGATCAGAGGGATGTGTCGAATCCGGCACTCGCCGAGGGCGCACGGCATCCCGATCAGCGAATTCAACTGCTCGCGCGTCGGGCAACGGCGCGTATTGGCGATCCGAAGTTCGCCTCGCGCGATTCCTTTCCGAAGTTGCCCGCTCCGCCTGCATATCAAGATCCCGCGTGGCGCCTTCGGTATCGGGCGCTCACGCCGAGCGACTGTCTCGCGTTGCGCGGGGCGCTCGCCGACAGCGTGTGGGCGGTGCGCCTTCACGCCATCGATCTCGTGAGCGCAACGTGCGCCCACGATTCGCTCTGGACACGAGCGCTCATCACGTGGGTGCGCACCGTCCCCCCTAACGCATCGCGGCTTCACGCCACGGCGTCGTGGCAACCGGCGGCGCACGCCTTGGTAGCGCTCGCGCGAACGCGCCCCGAAATCGGTCGACGGATGCTTCCGGTTATTGCGCGCAAGCACACGGCGGCGCTGCGCGTCTACGCAGCGCGCACTGCCGCGATCCTCAACGATACGTCGGCGCTACGAACGCTGGCGCGCGATCCCGATGACAACGTCATGGAAGCGGCGATCGACGGCCTTAGCAAGGTCGCCGGTCATTCGGCGGACGACATCTATCTTCTCACCCTGAGCGCGCGCGGCTACCAGGCCGTTCGCGCCGCGGCGCGGGCGCTCGCCGGTTCGTCGCGCAAGGGTGAGGTCCTCAACGCCGCGCTCGCGGCCGAGCGACGACTGCGGAACGATTCGAGCGAGACGTCGCGCGACGCGCGGCTCGCGCTGCTCGAGCGCGTGAGCGAACAGGCGGACCCCGCGCACGCAATGGCGATTGCTGCGCTCGCGACGGACTTCGATTGTGCGGTGGCGCAAGCCGCGGCGACGATTGCGGCGCGCCTGGCACCCACATCGGGAATGGCGCCGAAGTGCACGCGCCTTCCCGTTAGGCTCTCACCGGATGCCGTCGCGCTCGCATTGGGACGGGACGCGCGACTCCGCGTCGTCATGGCCGACTCGAGTGGCGGCGGCTCGTTCGTCGTTCGCCTGCGCGGCGACGTCGCACCCATTATGGCGGCGCGCATCCTCGAGCTCGCGCGCGCTCACTACTACGACGGTCTCACCTGGCAGCGCGTCGAAACGGATTTCGTGATTCAAGGCGGCAGCCCGCACGCCAATGAGTACGCCGGCAACCCGCGCTTCATCCGCGACGAGCTCGGGACGGTGCCACACGTGCGTGGTGCAGTAGGGATGAGCACGCGCGGCCACGATACCGGCGACGCGCAGTGGTTCGTGAATCTGCGGGACAATCTTCGACTGAACGCGGACTACACGGTCTTCGGTGAGGTCGTAGAGGGAATCGATATCGTCGATGGTGTGCTCGAAGGTGACGTCATAGCGCGGATCGAAGTGCTGTAA
- a CDS encoding cytochrome D1 domain-containing protein produces MRFPPLLLALVTLGVGVHETPHGTIIASNMRDNTATVIDAASGKVLATVTTSEAPHEVATTHDGKWAVVSNYGTRERPGNSITVIDLNRLVVARTIDLGEYRRPHGMAFFPGDTLLAVTSEVSRAVLLLDFRSGKVIGTVPTSGRTSHMLAMSSAGDELFTTNIADGSISRLDVAKRSTRIVIPVAKQVEGIAISPDGKHVWVGSNADGIVVVIDTDKGQPIDTLIGFGIPYRLAVSRDGATAIVTDPSRGEVRIFDARTRRQRSLITVPRGGVLPTAEVPGSPSPEGVTTSPDGRWAFVTLQGRNLVAMIDLQQGTIVAYAPTGTWSDGIAYSTLEVR; encoded by the coding sequence ATGAGATTCCCACCACTTCTGCTCGCGCTCGTGACGCTCGGCGTCGGCGTGCACGAGACGCCGCACGGCACCATCATCGCGAGCAACATGCGCGACAACACCGCCACGGTGATCGACGCGGCATCGGGCAAAGTGCTCGCGACCGTCACGACAAGCGAAGCGCCTCACGAAGTCGCGACGACCCACGACGGCAAATGGGCCGTCGTTAGCAACTATGGAACACGTGAGCGTCCGGGCAACAGCATTACGGTCATCGATCTGAACCGGCTCGTCGTGGCCCGCACCATCGACCTCGGCGAGTACCGTCGACCGCATGGGATGGCGTTCTTCCCCGGTGACACGCTGCTCGCAGTGACGTCGGAGGTGAGCCGCGCCGTGCTCCTCCTCGATTTCCGCAGCGGCAAAGTCATTGGCACCGTGCCGACGAGCGGGCGAACGTCGCACATGTTGGCGATGTCGTCGGCCGGCGACGAGCTGTTCACGACGAACATCGCCGATGGATCGATCAGCCGGCTCGACGTTGCGAAACGCTCAACGCGAATCGTCATTCCCGTTGCCAAACAAGTGGAAGGAATCGCGATCAGCCCAGACGGTAAACACGTGTGGGTTGGCAGCAATGCCGATGGAATTGTCGTCGTCATCGATACCGACAAAGGACAGCCGATCGACACGTTGATCGGCTTTGGGATCCCGTATCGGCTTGCCGTGTCACGCGACGGCGCGACGGCGATCGTGACCGATCCGTCCCGTGGTGAGGTCCGTATCTTCGATGCACGGACGCGCCGTCAGCGTTCTCTCATCACCGTCCCGCGCGGCGGCGTGCTGCCGACAGCAGAGGTTCCGGGTTCGCCGTCGCCCGAAGGAGTGACGACGTCGCCGGACGGGCGCTGGGCGTTCGTGACGTTGCAGGGACGCAATCTCGTCGCCATGATCGATCTCCAGCAGGGCACCATCGTCGCCTATGCGCCGACCGGCACCTGGTCCGACGGAATCGCCTATTCGACGCTCGAGGTCCGTTGA